The proteins below come from a single Tenuifilum thalassicum genomic window:
- a CDS encoding ATP-binding protein, with the protein MNEQPQNRIKILLLGDSSEHCHELVSKIAQNSDFSHCELIPVSSFDKIIAYLSNIFDGVILFHTDENEIKNINSLVELRNNYNPTIPVIVLLSGQAEGINIKDVLKADVNDVVVCSNKLWLEAVLAKYFFRRINRSNINIQTDYNSYLSHVNRIHYEFPFGLVRVVINPNIYVEYINKEAQRILGFNLTQHQEDPDLINRFLPKERIKLVLENAGTGHEFLRKRIKISSGNENIKWVEAVYIPGYEYNKNHNSIEVILRDITDEEVDKVLQKSVYDIARMTSSNFSLNRVFTIINKIIEDLINIDNIYIALYDEDTQVVSFPYFVDIKDAIPPKPRKNSRGLTEYILRTGKSLICQPDCFDKLIAENEIEIFGTKPKSWLGVPLKYHDKIIGVLAVQHYSNPNAFGEREKYILEFFSEQIARTVDYKRKSESIKLLSAAVEQSPVSIIITSLKPEIVYVNSTFTDITGYESKEVIGRNPRFLQSGLTPKERFVELWDTITTGNTWRGEFINKRKNGEIFYEESIIVPITDELGRNSYYLSIKIDVTEKKKLIQDLITAKEKAEESDKLKTAFLQNISHEIRTPMNAIVGFAEILENDHDNEEKISYYTSVIKQRSYDLLDIVNELLDISRIESGQLKAEFKPFELNGIFTDLLQTFEGYKVRMERHDIEIKLSPLPENISNVIVSDEAKLRQVFTNLIHNAMKFTHKGYIEFGFHELNNDNLVFRVSDTGIGIPADMQDKIFERFQKSSPQGVIYDGLGLGLTIVQSLVNLLGGKIWLKSEVGKGTTFYFSIPYKPETQNRSTTNEEVANPECLQRYKLLIVEDDTFNVAYFKELFDSLGFEYHIESSGLEAIEHFRSNPSYDMVLMDIKLPDMTGYDVIEKFKSINPEIPIIAQTAYAAKADREKALKAGCVDYISKPIFRDKLLALLHKHLVHN; encoded by the coding sequence ATGAACGAGCAGCCGCAAAATAGGATTAAAATTCTACTGCTTGGCGATTCAAGTGAGCATTGCCATGAATTGGTTAGTAAAATAGCCCAGAATAGCGATTTTTCCCATTGCGAGCTGATTCCTGTTAGTAGTTTCGATAAAATCATTGCCTATTTATCAAATATTTTTGATGGTGTTATCCTTTTCCACACCGATGAAAACGAAATAAAAAATATTAATAGCTTAGTTGAACTTCGTAACAACTATAATCCGACTATTCCCGTAATAGTTCTTCTCTCAGGTCAGGCTGAAGGCATTAACATTAAGGATGTTTTAAAAGCGGATGTTAATGATGTTGTTGTATGTAGCAATAAGTTATGGCTGGAAGCGGTTTTAGCCAAGTACTTTTTCAGAAGAATAAATAGGAGCAACATCAATATACAAACCGACTACAATAGCTATCTATCGCATGTAAACAGGATTCATTATGAGTTTCCTTTTGGTTTGGTACGGGTGGTAATTAATCCGAATATTTATGTTGAATATATTAACAAGGAAGCGCAACGAATTCTGGGATTTAACCTAACTCAGCACCAGGAAGACCCTGATCTTATTAACCGCTTCTTACCTAAAGAACGTATTAAACTTGTACTGGAAAATGCAGGTACTGGTCATGAATTTCTAAGAAAGAGAATCAAAATAAGTTCTGGTAATGAAAATATTAAGTGGGTCGAGGCTGTTTATATTCCTGGCTATGAGTATAACAAAAATCATAATTCTATTGAAGTTATTCTTCGCGACATTACCGATGAGGAAGTTGATAAGGTGTTGCAGAAATCGGTATACGATATTGCCCGTATGACCAGCTCTAATTTCTCACTGAATCGCGTTTTTACCATAATAAATAAGATAATTGAGGATTTAATTAATATTGATAATATCTACATCGCACTTTACGATGAGGATACCCAGGTGGTTTCTTTCCCTTATTTTGTTGACATTAAGGATGCTATTCCACCCAAACCCCGAAAGAATTCTCGCGGATTAACTGAGTATATTCTTCGTACTGGAAAAAGTTTGATTTGTCAACCCGACTGTTTTGATAAGCTTATTGCTGAAAACGAAATTGAGATTTTTGGTACAAAACCAAAATCTTGGCTAGGGGTGCCACTAAAATATCATGATAAGATAATAGGTGTACTGGCTGTTCAGCATTACTCAAATCCAAATGCCTTTGGAGAGAGGGAAAAGTACATACTTGAATTTTTCTCTGAGCAGATTGCAAGAACTGTAGATTATAAGCGTAAAAGCGAATCTATTAAGCTGCTATCTGCTGCTGTTGAGCAAAGTCCCGTTTCTATCATTATAACATCTTTAAAACCTGAGATTGTTTACGTAAACTCAACTTTCACCGATATAACAGGTTATGAATCTAAAGAGGTAATTGGCCGGAATCCAAGATTTCTGCAATCGGGACTAACGCCCAAAGAAAGGTTTGTTGAACTTTGGGATACTATAACCACAGGAAATACTTGGAGGGGTGAATTTATCAATAAACGAAAAAATGGTGAAATATTCTACGAAGAATCTATAATAGTACCCATTACTGATGAGTTGGGGCGAAACTCCTACTATTTATCAATAAAGATTGATGTCACTGAAAAGAAAAAGCTGATACAAGACCTTATCACTGCTAAGGAGAAGGCGGAAGAAAGTGATAAGTTGAAAACTGCTTTCCTGCAAAACATTAGCCACGAGATTCGCACCCCCATGAATGCCATTGTTGGTTTTGCTGAGATTCTTGAAAATGACCATGATAACGAAGAAAAGATAAGTTACTACACTAGCGTTATTAAGCAACGCTCATACGATTTGCTTGACATTGTAAATGAGCTACTTGATATTTCAAGAATAGAATCGGGGCAACTTAAAGCTGAATTTAAGCCATTTGAACTTAATGGAATCTTTACAGACCTGCTTCAAACATTTGAAGGGTATAAAGTAAGAATGGAGAGGCACGATATTGAGATTAAGCTCAGCCCGTTACCTGAAAACATATCAAATGTAATAGTTAGCGATGAGGCCAAGTTGCGCCAGGTATTCACGAACCTTATCCATAACGCCATGAAATTTACCCATAAAGGGTATATTGAGTTTGGATTTCATGAGTTGAATAACGATAACTTAGTTTTTCGGGTCTCAGATACCGGAATTGGCATACCTGCCGATATGCAGGATAAAATCTTTGAACGTTTCCAAAAATCAAGCCCACAAGGTGTTATTTACGACGGTTTAGGGCTTGGTTTAACCATAGTCCAGAGCCTAGTTAATCTTCTTGGGGGTAAAATTTGGCTAAAATCAGAGGTGGGAAAAGGCACAACGTTCTACTTTTCAATACCATATAAACCGGAGACACAAAACCGGTCAACCACAAACGAGGAAGTTGCTAACCCGGAGTGCCTGCAAAGGTATAAGCTACTTATTGTAGAAGATGATACTTTTAACGTGGCATATTTTAAAGAGCTATTTGATAGCTTGGGATTTGAGTACCATATTGAAAGCTCAGGGCTCGAAGCAATTGAACATTTCAGGTCTAATCCTAGCTATGATATGGTTTTAATGGATATCAAGCTTCCTGATATGACTGGGTACGATGTGATAGAAAAGTTTAAGAGTATTAATCCTGAGATTCCTATCATTGCCCAAACAGCCTATGCCGCCAAAGCCGATAGGGAAAAAGCACTAAAAGCCGGCTGTGTCGACTATATTTCTAAGCCTATCTTCAGGGATAAATTGCTCGCCTTGCTACATAAACATTTGGTACACAACTAG